The following proteins come from a genomic window of Leptospira bandrabouensis:
- a CDS encoding lipase secretion chaperone — MDFKKIIIIVVIFIIFFLGLLYFLKKDGNTNSSKQSFTPEEQMAMDRISPLGTGEGFWDEAISPFREDRTKPYLELLEDLRTGKVNFVWEVWALRRKCKPEYTPDQCNATILAYIDSEYESPDKEKVKDLFTSYFRYEEEYRRWEQPTDLSFVELYEKIKTKRREVLGDKADLVFGMEESQVSFLEGTQNFIKQTTNLPAEQRVKQYEDLKRKTYGAYYDALVSREDKYDHYQLEMSLRDKELSAITDPKEKEKYLNKIETKYFGKERAASLSEERAKETKVFESIAKYESKEKEFLKENPNLSVSEKEKKLKDLRIQFLGSEEEADAYIRRKNIEEAGK, encoded by the coding sequence ATGGATTTTAAAAAAATTATTATCATAGTAGTTATATTTATTATATTTTTCTTGGGTTTGCTATATTTTCTAAAAAAAGACGGAAACACAAACTCTTCCAAACAATCATTCACTCCAGAAGAACAAATGGCTATGGATCGAATTTCGCCTCTGGGAACTGGAGAGGGATTTTGGGACGAGGCAATCTCTCCTTTTCGAGAAGATCGAACCAAACCTTATTTAGAGTTATTGGAAGATTTGAGAACGGGTAAGGTTAATTTTGTTTGGGAAGTTTGGGCCTTACGTCGTAAATGTAAACCTGAATATACTCCAGACCAATGTAATGCGACCATCCTTGCCTATATCGATTCTGAATATGAATCACCTGATAAAGAAAAAGTAAAAGACCTCTTTACTTCTTATTTTCGTTATGAAGAAGAATATCGAAGGTGGGAACAACCAACGGATTTATCTTTTGTGGAACTGTATGAAAAAATCAAAACAAAAAGAAGAGAGGTTCTTGGTGATAAAGCAGACTTAGTATTTGGAATGGAAGAATCTCAAGTTTCATTTTTAGAAGGAACTCAAAACTTTATCAAACAAACGACAAATCTTCCCGCAGAACAACGAGTAAAACAATATGAAGATCTAAAAAGAAAAACCTACGGTGCATATTACGATGCCTTAGTTTCTAGAGAAGATAAATATGATCATTACCAGTTGGAAATGAGTCTTCGAGATAAAGAGCTCAGTGCCATTACCGATCCCAAAGAAAAAGAAAAATATCTGAACAAAATTGAAACTAAATACTTTGGAAAGGAACGTGCTGCGAGTTTGTCGGAAGAGCGAGCTAAAGAAACTAAAGTTTTTGAATCCATCGCCAAGTATGAATCCAAAGAAAAAGAATTTTTGAAAGAGAATCCAAACCTTTCTGTAAGTGAAAAAGAAAAGAAACTAAAAGACTTAAGGATTCAGTTTCTTGGTTCGGAAGAAGAAGCAGATGCTTATATTCGGCGTAAAAATATAGAAGAAGCGGGAAAATAA
- a CDS encoding esterase/lipase family protein, whose protein sequence is MKKKIAIGFLATLLSVPTSGLFAGPLDGQCIALVHGILGFDDTQGLAGGLVKYWGGLDGYLRSQGAKVTTPGSSATNSIPTRASQIQSAVSTWMTANGCSKVHLMGHSQGGLVIRYMVSNLGFSGKTQTVTTINSLHQGAPMADIVLAAIPSWLQPFANSALSLLAKLVYRDGRPQDVIAMGKSLTVSYVKTFNTNSPNKSGIKYYSYGSEMAWADLIQHPIMALTHPITWAGGLYYGLGGGNDGVVPLNSQKWGAWKGTPSSYWFATGIDHLQATNLAWSGQNYYDVQGWYLNIAKNAKAGL, encoded by the coding sequence ATGAAAAAGAAAATCGCAATCGGGTTTTTAGCAACCCTCCTCTCCGTTCCTACCTCCGGTTTGTTTGCCGGACCATTAGATGGTCAGTGCATCGCACTGGTTCATGGAATCCTTGGTTTTGACGATACCCAAGGTCTTGCAGGTGGACTCGTAAAGTATTGGGGAGGACTCGACGGTTATCTTCGTAGCCAAGGTGCAAAAGTCACCACTCCAGGAAGTTCTGCTACCAATTCCATTCCCACTCGTGCAAGCCAAATCCAATCAGCAGTATCCACATGGATGACAGCAAACGGTTGTTCTAAGGTGCATTTGATGGGCCATAGCCAAGGGGGACTTGTCATTCGTTATATGGTTTCCAATTTAGGTTTTTCTGGAAAAACACAAACGGTTACTACCATTAACTCCCTCCACCAAGGGGCTCCAATGGCAGATATCGTTCTTGCTGCCATTCCAAGTTGGTTACAACCTTTTGCAAATTCTGCACTTAGTTTACTGGCAAAACTAGTTTACCGTGATGGTCGCCCACAAGATGTAATTGCTATGGGAAAATCGCTTACTGTAAGTTATGTGAAGACTTTTAATACAAATTCCCCTAACAAATCGGGAATCAAATACTACTCTTATGGAAGTGAAATGGCTTGGGCTGATCTCATCCAACACCCTATTATGGCACTCACTCACCCAATTACTTGGGCAGGTGGATTGTATTATGGTTTAGGTGGTGGTAATGATGGTGTGGTTCCTTTGAATTCCCAAAAATGGGGAGCTTGGAAAGGAACACCTTCTTCTTATTGGTTTGCCACTGGAATTGACCACTTACAAGCAACCAATTTAGCTTGGAGCGGACAAAACTATTATGATGTGCAAGGTTGGTACTTAAACATCGCAAAAAACGCAAAAGCTGGTTTATAA
- the radA gene encoding DNA repair protein RadA — MAKKQLPQYQCKSCGDSFVRWAGKCPTCGEWNQIEEVTNTSSGRFDSPVSGKPKDRKYTDPKSIGSVVSDVHTRTYTGFSELDLVLGGGIVPGSLVLVGGEPGVGKSTLVLEIAKNIAEEGKVLYISGEESASQIGLRAKRMGVTSENILLSSEVYAENISQMISDLHPKVVFIDSIQTILKESLVNQAGTITQLRESSQIFLETAKRTSVPIFLIGHITKEGQIAGPKVLEHLVDTVLYFEGDRFNYYRILRAVKNRFGAVGDTAIFEMVSGGLKQVLDRHRLFISPESEERSGSVLSSVMEGSRAISVEVQALVTKSSYGQARRMAEGLDNRRVILLSAVLEKYLGFPLSESDIFSNLAGGLSIDEPSLDLAIAASIASSFKDKPVSREMGFLGEVGLSGEVRSVGQISLRLKELAGIGISKVYIPQGNFKEVDGLFPSLELTPVKHLQELGF; from the coding sequence ATGGCCAAAAAACAACTTCCCCAATACCAATGTAAGTCCTGCGGGGATAGTTTTGTGCGTTGGGCTGGGAAATGTCCAACTTGCGGGGAATGGAACCAAATTGAAGAAGTGACCAATACTTCTTCGGGAAGATTTGATTCTCCCGTTTCAGGGAAACCAAAAGACAGAAAATATACCGATCCTAAATCAATAGGTTCTGTGGTAAGTGATGTCCATACCCGCACGTACACTGGTTTTAGCGAACTGGATTTAGTGTTAGGTGGTGGAATTGTTCCCGGCAGTTTGGTGTTAGTTGGCGGGGAACCAGGAGTGGGTAAATCCACCCTCGTTCTAGAAATAGCCAAAAACATTGCAGAGGAAGGAAAGGTTTTATATATTTCTGGTGAAGAGTCTGCTTCACAAATTGGTTTACGTGCCAAACGAATGGGAGTTACCTCAGAAAATATTCTCTTATCTTCGGAAGTGTATGCGGAAAATATTTCTCAAATGATTTCGGATCTACATCCTAAAGTGGTTTTTATTGATTCCATCCAAACCATTCTCAAAGAAAGTTTGGTGAACCAAGCCGGAACCATCACTCAACTGAGAGAGTCTTCACAAATCTTTTTAGAGACCGCCAAACGTACGTCAGTTCCTATTTTTCTCATTGGTCATATTACCAAAGAAGGTCAAATTGCAGGCCCCAAAGTTTTAGAACATTTGGTAGATACAGTTTTGTATTTTGAAGGGGATAGGTTTAACTATTACCGCATCCTTCGTGCTGTGAAAAACAGGTTTGGTGCGGTAGGGGATACTGCCATTTTTGAAATGGTATCGGGTGGACTCAAACAAGTACTGGACCGTCATCGTTTGTTCATTTCCCCTGAGTCAGAAGAAAGGTCGGGTAGCGTTTTATCTTCTGTGATGGAAGGATCTCGTGCGATTAGTGTCGAAGTACAGGCGTTAGTTACCAAATCATCCTATGGGCAAGCCAGACGAATGGCAGAGGGCCTTGACAACCGTCGTGTGATCTTACTTTCAGCGGTTCTTGAAAAGTATTTGGGATTTCCATTATCCGAGTCGGATATTTTTAGTAATCTCGCAGGTGGACTTAGCATTGATGAACCAAGTCTTGACTTAGCCATTGCCGCATCCATTGCATCTTCTTTTAAAGACAAACCAGTTTCCAGAGAAATGGGATTTCTTGGGGAAGTGGGGCTTTCTGGAGAAGTGAGAAGTGTAGGCCAGATTAGTTTGCGACTCAAAGAACTTGCTGGTATTGGAATTTCTAAGGTCTATATCCCACAAGGAAATTTTAAAGAAGTGGATGGTCTTTTTCCTTCTTTAGAACTTACCCCTGTTAAACACTTACAGGAGTTAGGTTTTTAG
- a CDS encoding ribonuclease D — translation MTQKRSTIKPVVLQGDLNEDFFDAFKKDDRLAVDCEMMGLNPRRDRLCVVQISDSKNKVALVQILPGQTEAPHIQKLFESKDITKIFHFARMDMTFLRARLGIKVQNVFCTKIGSKLARTYTDKHGLKELIREFFEENIDKKNQSSDWGKKILTKDQVDYASTDVRFLIALESILTEMMIRENRFALAERCFAFLETQVELDLLEVPNLFEH, via the coding sequence ATGACCCAAAAACGTTCAACTATAAAACCAGTCGTCCTCCAGGGAGATCTGAACGAAGATTTCTTTGATGCCTTCAAAAAGGATGACAGGTTGGCTGTGGATTGTGAAATGATGGGGCTCAATCCCAGACGGGACAGACTCTGTGTCGTACAAATTTCCGATTCTAAAAATAAAGTCGCACTCGTTCAAATTCTCCCTGGGCAAACCGAAGCTCCCCACATCCAAAAACTATTTGAATCCAAAGATATCACAAAGATTTTTCATTTTGCAAGAATGGATATGACCTTTCTTCGTGCTAGGCTCGGTATTAAGGTTCAAAATGTTTTTTGTACCAAAATTGGTAGTAAACTAGCAAGAACTTATACCGACAAACATGGGTTAAAAGAACTAATCCGTGAGTTTTTTGAAGAAAACATCGATAAAAAAAATCAGAGTTCTGATTGGGGGAAAAAAATTCTCACCAAAGACCAAGTGGATTATGCTTCCACTGATGTTCGATTTTTAATCGCACTTGAGTCTATCCTCACTGAGATGATGATTCGTGAAAATAGGTTTGCCCTTGCCGAACGTTGTTTTGCTTTTTTAGAAACACAAGTAGAGTTGGATCTTTTAGAAGTACCCAATCTTTTTGAACACTGA
- a CDS encoding glycoside hydrolase family 36 protein translates to MKIQYRVHNSVTISNFLPVKAGVYQSECKKFELLLTSTTDTKTGTILSPKLIWRESTRPEVGFSVDYLELELSILPEGGGYSLFQHGYQSWSISRKVENTSVDRPPFLSFLQYSQENIYSKHESKVGKFISEYLTLVFNKENGNGVLYAPIEQGEFGTKFEVVFGESANITSVKAIYDIHCLPDLRPNAKLSIAKIKVLPFKGNPEGKLAKYFEELGNKEGPGNLPKKVPTGWCSWYYYYTKIDQKTILDNLAKVRELNLPFEFFQIDDGYQREIGDWLIPNEKFPGGMRILADEIKRVGLKPGIWLAPFLVRKKSEFFRKYPEAILKDQNGKPVPAIYQPLWGRGYTYALDITHPTALAYIEKVFSTLVKDWGYPYLKLDFLYAGLLPGDVYNKSLSPQARYRNALELIRKVVGKNTFLLGCGAPMLPSVGIFDGMRISCDVAPFWYPEKLRVFLKDRDALCTRTALINDITRSSMHRHLWLNDPDCLLVRKKRNKMNEAQTKLMASVMAVSGGMLLVSDDLTKLEMDRLDLLKKAFQLNRECQAYTPVPIGIFEEEFPTAMYNPAGYLGIWNPTEEEQTVRFVIPQGLKSKAPFLDFWTGTMVDLRIVDGHFETTLPAFGSVVVAV, encoded by the coding sequence ATGAAAATTCAATACAGAGTTCACAATTCCGTCACTATTTCGAACTTCCTTCCCGTTAAGGCAGGGGTTTACCAATCCGAATGTAAAAAATTCGAACTTTTACTTACGTCCACAACAGACACCAAAACGGGTACCATCCTCAGTCCCAAACTCATTTGGCGAGAGTCGACAAGACCCGAAGTGGGATTTTCTGTAGATTACTTAGAGTTAGAATTATCAATCCTGCCAGAAGGCGGAGGATATTCATTATTCCAACATGGATACCAATCCTGGTCGATTTCAAGGAAAGTCGAAAATACATCGGTAGACAGGCCGCCTTTTTTATCCTTTCTGCAATACTCCCAAGAAAATATTTATTCAAAACATGAATCAAAAGTTGGGAAGTTCATTTCGGAATACCTCACTCTTGTTTTTAACAAAGAAAATGGAAACGGAGTTTTATATGCTCCGATCGAACAAGGGGAATTTGGAACCAAGTTTGAAGTGGTTTTTGGAGAATCAGCCAACATAACATCCGTTAAAGCCATTTATGATATCCACTGTTTGCCTGACCTTCGCCCAAATGCAAAACTAAGTATTGCTAAAATCAAAGTTCTACCTTTCAAAGGAAACCCAGAAGGAAAACTTGCCAAATACTTCGAAGAGTTAGGAAATAAAGAAGGTCCAGGAAATTTACCAAAAAAAGTTCCTACAGGCTGGTGTTCTTGGTATTATTATTACACAAAAATTGATCAAAAAACAATTTTGGACAACCTAGCAAAAGTTAGAGAATTAAATCTTCCTTTTGAATTTTTTCAAATTGATGATGGATACCAAAGAGAAATTGGAGACTGGCTTATACCCAACGAAAAGTTCCCAGGAGGGATGAGAATCCTTGCTGATGAAATCAAACGTGTGGGATTAAAACCGGGGATCTGGCTTGCCCCTTTCCTTGTTCGAAAAAAATCAGAATTCTTTCGTAAGTATCCAGAGGCTATCCTCAAAGACCAAAATGGAAAACCAGTTCCTGCTATTTACCAACCACTTTGGGGAAGAGGGTATACTTATGCTCTCGACATCACTCATCCTACAGCTTTAGCTTATATCGAAAAAGTTTTTTCAACTCTTGTCAAAGATTGGGGATACCCTTATTTGAAATTGGACTTTCTTTATGCTGGCCTTCTACCTGGCGATGTATATAACAAAAGTTTGTCGCCTCAAGCTCGTTATAGGAATGCATTGGAACTCATCCGTAAAGTCGTTGGGAAAAACACGTTTTTACTTGGATGTGGTGCTCCAATGTTACCATCGGTGGGAATTTTTGATGGGATGCGCATCTCTTGTGATGTGGCACCATTTTGGTATCCCGAAAAACTACGTGTATTCTTAAAAGACAGAGACGCACTCTGTACAAGAACGGCTCTCATCAACGACATCACACGTTCCTCCATGCATAGACATCTTTGGCTGAATGATCCAGATTGTTTGTTAGTTCGCAAAAAAAGAAACAAAATGAACGAAGCCCAAACAAAACTGATGGCTTCCGTCATGGCAGTGTCAGGTGGGATGTTACTAGTTTCTGATGACCTCACTAAGTTGGAGATGGACAGGTTGGATCTTTTGAAAAAAGCCTTCCAATTGAACCGGGAATGCCAAGCTTATACACCGGTTCCCATCGGAATTTTTGAAGAAGAATTCCCTACGGCAATGTACAATCCAGCTGGTTATTTGGGAATTTGGAATCCAACGGAAGAAGAACAAACAGTGCGTTTTGTCATCCCACAAGGTTTAAAATCAAAAGCTCCATTTTTAGATTTTTGGACCGGAACCATGGTGGATCTTCGAATTGTGGATGGACATTTTGAAACCACTCTTCCTGCGTTTGGTTCAGTTGTAGTAGCCGTTTAA
- a CDS encoding putative lipoprotein, whose amino-acid sequence MRLTKHLAVVSVIAALFSLNNCSFLDSASGSISRLTMSISDSTSALVKSVSNSISSISDSGDEKAMKDYKEDVIATVALQIRYESQKPELENQLSLIAKSHGIVAWRSNSATYIAIGQGLKQANLSPSEMKVVAADVAKQNVTVAKLILNGYNL is encoded by the coding sequence ATGCGTTTGACTAAACATTTGGCTGTGGTTTCCGTAATTGCGGCCCTATTTTCACTTAACAATTGTTCTTTCTTAGATTCAGCTTCTGGTAGCATTAGCCGTTTGACTATGTCAATCTCTGATTCAACTTCTGCTCTTGTAAAATCAGTTTCGAATAGTATTTCTTCCATTTCTGATAGTGGCGATGAAAAAGCTATGAAAGATTACAAAGAAGATGTAATCGCAACAGTTGCTTTACAAATTCGTTACGAAAGCCAAAAACCAGAGTTAGAAAACCAACTATCTTTGATTGCAAAATCACATGGAATCGTCGCATGGAGATCAAACAGCGCCACTTACATTGCCATTGGCCAAGGTTTGAAACAAGCAAACCTCTCTCCTTCTGAAATGAAAGTGGTGGCAGCTGATGTTGCAAAACAAAATGTTACGGTCGCAAAACTAATACTAAACGGGTACAATCTATAA
- a CDS encoding glycosyltransferase family 39 protein: MKTAFFYIPYLFVFLSQFLQTKPWFFPGDRNVYITTSILFLFLQFIILYLKSNNNRFVINWKSYTPPNWIIAILFFVGLIIFPVRNMDWGDGLLLLETNLLETKLFGFQFTLDEIIETVLHSQVSNVLSKLGFSDDPRISYTFLSQVAGIGVIFGFLWTAKENLKSNSLSILILLSSGGILLTFGYAENYTLVTASHLLLYIFISEYVKNPKDNKLLLYGATTLVAISMLFHLVSGYLVLLLAYLWYEHSPKEKKIKHLLLCGLIGFSILIPWFVYFLFFHDPAIDRNSTHLIHPPFYPKNRLVSLNHIKEILSVLYWNASVATLFLLHQIIFYQSEWKNFIKRPESKVIAVSIFAFFLHGFFHNPQLGFPADWDLMGFYWLPIVFLAHQFWIQSKENKIEWVPPFLFGTTIVMISAITLNRTNPDKEILWDVTKTTIQSYLAENKKYIDSLPKEDKKFFAKGDFLFYKGVTITKKLCDFPTKNEIIRKMESHRKDWKQGFETGSFLSKEKLGQFLTEATKTNIEYIKSLEVNKICHPKI; the protein is encoded by the coding sequence ATGAAAACTGCTTTTTTTTACATCCCCTATCTTTTCGTTTTTTTGTCTCAATTTTTACAAACAAAACCTTGGTTTTTTCCAGGTGATCGAAATGTTTATATAACCACATCCATCTTGTTTCTTTTTTTACAATTCATAATACTTTATTTAAAATCAAATAACAATCGTTTTGTTATAAATTGGAAATCCTACACTCCACCGAATTGGATCATTGCTATCCTTTTTTTTGTTGGTTTAATCATCTTTCCTGTTCGAAATATGGATTGGGGTGATGGCCTTCTTCTATTAGAAACCAATCTATTAGAAACAAAATTATTTGGATTTCAATTTACCTTAGATGAAATTATTGAAACTGTACTTCATAGCCAAGTTTCCAACGTTCTTTCTAAACTTGGTTTCTCGGATGATCCGAGAATTTCTTATACCTTTTTATCTCAAGTGGCAGGGATCGGAGTTATCTTTGGATTTTTATGGACTGCCAAAGAAAATTTAAAATCAAATTCGTTATCGATACTCATTTTACTTTCATCAGGTGGAATTTTACTTACCTTTGGTTATGCTGAAAATTATACTCTAGTGACAGCATCCCATTTGCTTTTATACATTTTTATTTCAGAATATGTAAAAAACCCAAAAGACAATAAATTATTGTTATATGGTGCTACCACTCTTGTCGCCATTTCCATGTTATTTCATTTGGTTTCAGGATATTTAGTTTTACTTCTAGCTTACTTATGGTATGAACACTCTCCCAAAGAAAAAAAAATAAAACACTTATTACTTTGTGGTCTAATTGGTTTCAGCATTCTAATTCCTTGGTTTGTTTATTTTCTTTTCTTTCACGACCCGGCAATCGACAGAAATAGCACTCATTTAATCCATCCTCCTTTTTATCCCAAAAATAGATTGGTATCACTCAACCATATCAAAGAAATTTTATCGGTTTTGTATTGGAATGCTTCGGTTGCCACATTATTTTTACTGCATCAAATTATCTTTTACCAATCTGAATGGAAAAATTTTATCAAAAGACCCGAATCAAAAGTCATTGCAGTTTCCATCTTTGCTTTTTTTCTTCACGGTTTTTTCCATAATCCACAACTTGGTTTTCCGGCTGACTGGGACCTCATGGGATTCTATTGGTTACCTATTGTATTTTTGGCCCACCAATTCTGGATCCAATCCAAGGAAAACAAAATAGAATGGGTTCCTCCTTTTTTATTTGGAACAACGATTGTTATGATATCTGCGATCACATTAAATAGAACCAATCCAGACAAAGAAATTCTTTGGGATGTAACTAAAACAACAATTCAAAGTTATTTGGCTGAAAATAAAAAATACATAGATAGTTTACCTAAAGAAGATAAGAAGTTCTTTGCCAAAGGAGATTTTTTATTTTATAAAGGTGTAACAATTACAAAGAAGTTATGTGATTTCCCAACCAAAAACGAAATCATCAGAAAAATGGAATCACATAGAAAAGATTGGAAACAAGGATTTGAGACTGGAAGTTTTTTATCGAAAGAAAAGCTCGGTCAATTTTTGACCGAAGCCACAAAAACAAACATTGAATATATTAAATCTCTAGAAGTAAATAAGATATGTCATCCGAAGATTTAG
- a CDS encoding SpoIIE family protein phosphatase: protein MSEYSFKPEILIIDDDTEICETLELIINGLGYFVRYFTNPLQGLEYFEGERNPIVFLDVNMPQSSGLDLLQKIKAYDSKTQVLMMTGEHDIQTVVSSLYHRASDFILKPFHTKSIEAAISRAFEYYNFLKEKESMDESIKRDLRLAAKIQTKTMNLPLLDHKIFADIKPVSFVSGDFFQVLPLDGERTLILMGDIEGHGVTSGLIAILMTTIHRELVRTTTIAPSELLSRLNRELCNEIGTHSMTAISIIVDHKNKKIIYARGGFPFPLVFQKESRAPLILHDQSGQILGILKDMEFAENEIQVENGDVLFLYSDGLLASSTHPLVQSLVQLPAGASRVDSMKTEITNYIQYLETSSKSSDDISYLLLEI from the coding sequence ATGTCCGAATATTCTTTTAAACCTGAGATTCTAATCATAGATGATGATACAGAAATTTGTGAAACCCTTGAACTCATCATCAATGGGTTGGGATATTTTGTACGGTATTTTACGAATCCACTCCAAGGTCTGGAATACTTCGAAGGGGAACGAAATCCAATTGTATTTTTAGATGTCAATATGCCGCAATCTTCCGGTTTGGATCTCTTACAAAAAATCAAAGCCTATGATTCTAAAACCCAAGTCCTTATGATGACAGGGGAGCATGACATTCAAACTGTGGTTTCTTCTCTTTACCATAGAGCCTCAGATTTTATTTTAAAACCTTTCCATACTAAATCTATTGAGGCAGCCATTTCACGTGCATTCGAATATTACAATTTTCTAAAAGAAAAAGAATCGATGGATGAATCCATCAAACGTGATCTTAGACTCGCAGCAAAAATTCAAACCAAAACAATGAACTTGCCACTTTTAGATCACAAAATATTTGCTGATATTAAACCTGTAAGCTTTGTTTCAGGAGATTTTTTTCAAGTTTTGCCTTTGGATGGGGAGAGGACTTTGATTTTAATGGGTGATATCGAAGGTCACGGTGTAACTTCAGGACTCATCGCCATTCTTATGACAACGATCCATAGGGAATTGGTTCGAACTACAACAATCGCTCCTTCTGAATTACTTTCTCGTTTAAACCGAGAACTTTGTAATGAAATTGGAACGCATAGTATGACAGCCATTAGTATCATTGTGGACCATAAAAATAAAAAAATTATTTATGCCAGGGGTGGTTTTCCTTTCCCGTTAGTATTTCAAAAAGAATCTCGTGCACCGTTAATTTTACACGACCAATCAGGGCAAATTTTAGGGATATTAAAAGATATGGAATTTGCAGAAAATGAAATTCAGGTAGAGAACGGAGATGTTTTATTTTTATATTCTGATGGGTTACTTGCTTCCAGCACCCATCCTTTGGTCCAATCTCTCGTCCAACTACCTGCAGGTGCCAGTCGCGTTGATAGTATGAAAACTGAGATTACAAACTATATCCAATATTTAGAAACATCATCTAAATCTTCGGATGACATATCTTATTTACTTCTAGAGATTTAA
- a CDS encoding histone deacetylase family protein produces MASNALALIYHSSYNLELPGHVFPAHKYSHLYNRVKRDPVYASWDILLPKKAEEADLELVHTKEYLDDLFSFEHTSRTMYSELPLNRSIVESFMYGVGGTMMAAELSKKFQFAFNMGGGYHHSFPDKAEGFCYLNDVAIAIRKQKETNPNLNALIIDLDLHQGNGNSYIFQYDDKVFTFSMHQGNLYPKKEVSNLDINLEPNTKDDEYLSTLETALNQIRKDFDSNIIYYVAGADPYEDDSLGELKVSMKGLKERDLIVRKFAESLNVPCVVTLAGGYARDFRDTVEIHFNTITAFGEK; encoded by the coding sequence ATGGCATCCAATGCACTCGCTCTTATCTACCATTCTTCGTACAATCTCGAATTACCGGGTCATGTATTTCCAGCTCATAAGTATTCTCATCTTTACAACCGAGTCAAAAGAGATCCGGTTTACGCATCCTGGGACATTTTGTTACCAAAAAAAGCAGAAGAAGCTGATTTGGAGTTGGTACATACCAAAGAATATTTAGACGATTTGTTTAGTTTTGAGCATACATCCCGAACCATGTATTCAGAACTTCCACTTAATCGAAGTATTGTGGAAAGTTTTATGTATGGTGTTGGTGGAACGATGATGGCGGCGGAGCTTTCAAAGAAATTTCAATTTGCCTTTAATATGGGCGGTGGTTACCACCATAGTTTCCCAGACAAAGCAGAAGGATTTTGTTATCTAAATGATGTAGCGATTGCTATACGGAAACAAAAAGAAACAAATCCTAATTTAAATGCTCTCATCATTGACTTAGATTTGCACCAAGGGAACGGGAATTCCTATATTTTTCAATATGATGACAAAGTTTTCACATTTTCGATGCACCAAGGAAATCTTTATCCAAAGAAAGAAGTATCTAACTTGGATATTAACTTAGAACCTAACACAAAAGATGATGAATATCTATCTACCTTAGAAACAGCACTAAATCAAATTCGCAAAGATTTTGATTCCAATATAATTTATTATGTTGCAGGTGCTGATCCTTATGAAGATGATTCTCTTGGAGAATTGAAAGTTTCCATGAAAGGTTTAAAGGAACGTGATTTGATAGTTCGTAAATTTGCTGAGTCTTTAAATGTGCCTTGTGTTGTCACTCTCGCTGGTGGTTATGCACGTGACTTTCGTGACACAGTGGAAATTCATTTTAACACTATCACTGCATTTGGTGAAAAATAA